The Bubalus kerabau isolate K-KA32 ecotype Philippines breed swamp buffalo chromosome 16, PCC_UOA_SB_1v2, whole genome shotgun sequence genome includes a region encoding these proteins:
- the TRIAP1 gene encoding TP53-regulated inhibitor of apoptosis 1, with product MTSESAATAADADAMNSVGEACTDMKREYDQCFNRWFAEKFLKGDGSGDPCTDLFKRYQQCVQKAIKEKEIPIEGLEFMGHGKEKPESSS from the exons ATGACATCCGAGAGCGCCGCCACCGCCGCGGATGCCGACGCCATGAACAGCGTAGGGGAGGCTTGCACCGACATGAAGCGCGAGTACGACCAGTGCTTCAATCGCTGGTTTGCCGAGAAGTTCCTCAAGGGGGACGGCTCCGGGGACCCATGCACCGACCTCTTCAAGCGCTACCAGCAGTGTGTTCAG AAAGCGATAAAGGAGAAGGAGATTCCTATTGAAGGACTGGAGTTCATGGGCCATGGCAAAGAAAAGCCTGAAAGTTCTTCTTGA